One segment of Setaria viridis chromosome 4, Setaria_viridis_v4.0, whole genome shotgun sequence DNA contains the following:
- the LOC117851287 gene encoding uncharacterized protein isoform X1, producing the protein MSSAAAAAAMAFVGCDELSVELAASFLRSGACVRCFVPDPEAADQSASAALAELSGLLRCASPAEAARDSELVIVLTDADGVDELFFGVEGIAEGLSQGAVVLIRSTLLPSQLEKLDQKLADEKKDVLLLDGYIFSGLSDELKQHIVVVASGRQDVAERARQFFNGLDKTIYFAEGEFCTSSKIRLVNDLLESIHFIASVEAMYLGVRAGIHPSIIYDIISNAAGSSRIFVELVPKLLTEDPLLIDFLNSSKKSASYVMDMAKAVTFPLPLLGVAYQQLIHGSSAVIGDGSASPLKVWEASFGVNIVDAASQQIYDASKLADQLVMESKAAKRIGFIGLGAMGFGMASHLLKSGFHVVAYDVYKPTMARFEDLGGSTKGSPEEVAKDVEILIIMVANEFQADSVLYGNAGAVPVLSAGTSVILSSTVSPGFVIRLNKRLEAECRDIKLVDAPVSGGVKRAADGTLTIMASGTDEALHGTGAVLSALSEKLYIIKGGCGAASSVKMVNQLLAGVHIASAAEAMAFAARLNLRTRRVFEIMQHSRGYSWMFGNRVPHMLDNDYTPYSAVDIFVKDLGIVSCESSNSRIPVHVSNIAHQLFISGSASGWGRYDDAAVVKVYETLTGVKVEGKPPMLSKEDVLRSLPAEWPEDPMDDIVSITSCSSKKILVVLDDDPTGTQTVHDIEVLTEWPVEALVEQFLKLPTCFFILTNSRSMTADKVMLLVQTICRNLEAAAKNVPGVSYTVVLRGDSTLRGHFPEEVDAAVSVLGEMDAWIICPFFLQGGRYTINDIHYVADSDRLIPAGETEFAKDATFGYKSSNLRQWVEEKTRGRVSEKQLSTISIDLLRKQGPNAVCQHLCSLEKGSVCIVNAASEKDMAVFASGMIQAELKGKKFLCRTAASFVSARIGIKPKPPICPIDLGLKRALTGGLIVVGSYVPKTTKQVDELRSQCGSSLRVIEVSVEMVSMKSTEDRDQEISRVVELGNAYIQSRKDTLVVTSRQLITGKTPEESLEINCKVSSALVEIVRRIDSKPHYIIAKGGITSSDIATKALEARRAKVMGQALAGVPLWQLGPESRFPGVPYIVFPGNVGDNSALAKVVKNWASPSRSSTKELLLNAEKGGYAIGAFNVYNLEGVEAVVAAAEAENSPAILQIHPSALKQGGVPLVASCIAAAEQSSVPITVHYDHGTSKSDLLQALEMGFDSVMVDGSHLTLGENILYTKSISSLAHAKGLLVEAELGRLSGSEDGLTVEEYEARFTDVAKAEEFIDETSIDALAVCIGNVHGKYPSSGPNLRLDLLKDLRALTLKKGVSLVLHGASGLPHELVQECINLGVRKFNVNTEVRNSYLESLKKPEKDLIQVMASAKEAMKAVVAEKLHLFGSAGKA; encoded by the exons ATGTcatcggccgcggccgcggctgccATGGCCTTCGTCGGCTGCGACGAGCTCAGCGTCGAGCtcgccgcctccttccttcgCTCCGGCGCCTGCGTCCGCTGCTTCGTCCCCGACCCCGAG GCGGCGGACcagtcggcgtcggcggcgctcgCGGAGTTGAGCGGCTTGCTCCGGTGCGCGAGCCCCGCGGAAGCGGCCCGAG ATTCCGAGTTGGTGATCGTGCTGACCGACGCGGATGGGGTTGATGAGCTGTTCTTCGGAGTTGAGGGTATAGCGGAAG GTTTGAGCCAGGGTGCTGTTGTATTGATTCGGTCGACACTGCTTCCTAGCCAGCTGGAGAAGCTGGATCAGAAACTTGCAG ATGAAAAGAAGGATGTCCTTCTTCTTGATGGGTACATTTTCAGTGGTCTTTCTGATGAATTGAAGCAACATATTGTT GTTGTAGCATCTGGGAGACAGGATGTAGCAGAAAGAGCAAGACAGTTTTTCAATG GTCTAGACAAAACCATTTACTTTGCTGAAGGTGAATTTTGCACTAGCAG CAAAATTAGGCTAGTGAATGATTTGCTGGAGAGCATTCATTTTATTGCATCTGTTGAAGCAATGTATCTTGGTGTTCGAGCTGGGATTCATCCATCTATTATCTATGACATAATATCAAATGCTGCTGGAAGCTCAAG GATATTTGTGGAGTTAGTTCCTAAACTTCTGACTGAGGATCCTTTGCTTATTGACTTTTTAAACTCGTCAAAGAAAAGTGCA AGCTATGTGATGGATATGGCTAAAGCAGTAACGTTTCCACTGCCACTTCTGGGTGTTGCTTATCAACAATTGATACATG GTTCTTCAGCAGTAATTGGAGATGGATCTGCCTCACCCCTGAAG GTTTGGGAAGCATCATTTGGAGTAAACATCGTAGATGCTGCCAGTCAACAAATCTATGATGCGAGCAAATTAGCTGACCAGCTTGTTATGGAATCTAAAGCAGCAAAGCGGATTGGCTTCATTGGTCTTGGAGCTATGGGCTTTGGAATGGCATCTCATTTGCTGAAATCAGGGTTCCATGTTGTTGCTTATGAT GTCTACAAGCCAACAATGGCCAGGTTTGAAGATTTAGGAGGATCAACAAAAGGTTCTCCGGAGGAAGTAGCAAAAG ATGTGGAAATACTTATTATCATGGTTGCAAATGAGTTTCAAGCTGATAGTGTTCTTTATGGAAATGCTGGTGCTGTACCAG TGCTGTCAGCTGGAACATCTGTCATCCTATCTTCTACAGTTTCTCCTGGATTTGTGATCCGCCTCAACAAGAGATTAGAAG CTGAATGCCGAGATATAAAGTTGGTTGATGCTCCGGTATCTGGTGGTGTCAAAAGGGCAGCAGATGGGACACTAACT ATAATGGCTTCAGGAACAGATGAAGCTCTGCATGGCACGGGTGCTGTTCTATCAG CACTAAGTGAGAAATTGTATATCATCAAAGGAGGATGTGGAGCTGCAAG CTCTGTTAAGATGGTGAACCAACTTCTTGCTGGGGTTCATATAGCCTCAGCAGCTGAAGCCATGGCATTTGCTGCTCGACTAAATTTGAGAACAAGAAGAGTTTTCGAAATTATGCAACACTCAAGAGGTTATTCATG GATGTTTGGAAATCGTGTGCCACACATGCTCGATAATGATTATACACCCTATTCTGCAGTGGATATATTTGTCAAGGATCTT GGTATAGTATCTTGTGAAAGTTCCAATTCGAGGATCCCAGTGCATGTCTCTAATATTGCTCATCAGCTATTTATTTCAG GATCTGCTTCTGGGTGGGGCCGATATGATGATGCTGCTGTTGTCAAG GTCTATGAGACATTAACTGGTGTTAAAGTAGAAGGGAAGCCTCCCATGCTTAGTAAAGAAGATGTCCTTCGTTCTCTTCCTGCTGAATGGCCAGAAGATCCAATGGATGATATTGTTTCTATTACATCTTGTAGTAGCAAAAAGATTCTTGTAGTTTTAGATGATGATCCAACTGGGACGCAAACAGTACATGATATAGAAGTTTTAACTGAATG GCCTGTTGAAGCTCTTGTCGAACAGTTTCTGAAGCTACCAACTTGCTTTTTTATTTTGACAAACTCCCGTTCAATGACTGCTGATAAG GTCATGTTGCTAGTACAAACTATCTGCAGAAATCTCGAAGCTGCAGCAAAGAATGTCCCTGGTGTTAGTTATACAGTGGTCTTGAGAGGTGATTCAACTCTACGTGGTCATTTCCCAGAG GAAGTTGATGCAGCTGTCTCAGTATTAGGGGAGATGGATGCTTGGATAATCTGTCCATTTTTCCTCCAAGGTGGACGATACACTATTAATGACATCCACTATGTTGCAGACTCTGACAG ATTAATACCTGCTGGTGAAACTGAGTTCGCCAAGGATGCAACTTTTGGCTATAAATCCTCCAATCTCAGACAG TGGGTTGAAGAGAAGACTAGAGGACGCGTTTCCGAGAAACAATTATCAACAATTTCCATAGATCTCTTGCGTAAACAAGGACCAAATGCAGTCTGTCAGCATCTCTGTAGCTTGGAGAAG GGCTCTGTGTGCATCGTCAATGCTGCTAGTGAGAAGGACATGGCTGTATTTGCTTCTGGAATGATTCAG GCTGAATTGAAAGGAAAGAAATTTCTGTGCCGCACTGCTGCAAGTTTTGTAAGTGCAAGGATTGGGATCAAGCCAAAGCCACCTATCTGTCCAATTGACCTAGGCTTAAAAAGAGCTTTAACTGGAGGCCTCATAGTTGTTGGTTCCTATGTGCCAAAAACTACAAAGCAG GTTGATGAGTTGCGGTCACAGTGTGGGTCATCCCTTCGAGTAATAGAG GTGTCTGTTGAGATGGTTTCAATGAAATCAACGGAGGACAGAGACCAAGAAATCAGCCGAGTTGTTGAACTAGGAAATGCTTACATACAATCCAGAAAAGACACTCTAGTTGTCACCAGTCGCCAGCTCATTACTGGAAAAA CTCCTGAAgaaagcttagaaattaattgTAAAGTGAGTTCAGCGCTAGTGGAGATTGTGAGAAGGATTGATAGTAAACCTCATTACATCATCGCAAAG GGAGGAATCACGTCATCTGATATTGCTACAAAAGCTTTGGAAGCTCGGCGTGCCAAAGTAATGGGACAAGCATTAGCTGGTGTACCATTGTGGCAGCTTGGTCCTGAGAGTAGATTCCCCGGTGTACCTTACATTGTTTTTCCTG GTAATGTTGGTGATAACAGTGCTCTTGCTAAAGTGGTAAAAAATTGGGCTTCCCCATCTAGAAGTTCTACAAAAGAACTTCTTCTT AATGCGGAGAAGGGTGGTTATGCCATTGGTGCTTTTAATGTGTATAACCTTGAAGGAGTTGAAGCCGTTGTTGCAGCAGCAGAGGCTGAAAATAGTCCTGCAATCCTGCAG ATTCATCCCAGTGCTCTGAAGCAAGGTGGAGTCCCATTGGTAGCGTCCTGCATTGCTGCTGCAGAACAATCCAGT GTGCCTATAACTGTTCACTATGATCATGGCACTTCCAAATCAGACTTGCTTCAAGCTCTTGAGATG GGATTTGATTCAGTCATGGTTGATGGTTCCCATCTAACTTTAGGGGAGAACATCTTATACACAAAGAGCATATCTTCCTTGGCTCATGCAAAAGGTTTACTTGTGGAAGCTGAATTGGGTAGACTCTCAGGATCTGAAGATGGCTTGACAGTTGAAGAATACGAAGCGAGATTTACTGATGTTGCTAAG GCTGAGGAATTTATTGATGAGACAAGCATTGATGCTCTAGCAGTTTGCATTGGAAATGTTCATGGAAAATATCCATCGAGTGGACCAAATCTCAGGCTTGACTTGCTAAAG